One window of the Halobacillus litoralis genome contains the following:
- a CDS encoding SDR family oxidoreductase — protein sequence MDLYLKGKSVVVTAASKGLGKATAMQFAEEGAHVLISSRSEDELEKARTEIISKTGNENVDYQVCDVTSPLQITALIEKAVAWNGTVDVLINNAGGPPAGSFDDFADEDWQEAFELNLLSFTRTIREVLPHMKQQQSGHILNIASSSIKQSLDNLILSNTFRAGIVGLSKSLSQELAGDNILINTVGPGRIATDRVADLDASKAEKLGVPVADVQEKAAGSIPMQRYGEPEEFARAVVFLASGGNTYVTGQALVVDGGLVKAL from the coding sequence ATGGATTTATATCTGAAAGGGAAATCTGTCGTTGTAACCGCCGCAAGTAAAGGACTTGGTAAAGCAACAGCTATGCAGTTCGCCGAAGAGGGCGCCCATGTTCTGATTTCGAGCAGGAGTGAAGACGAATTGGAAAAGGCACGAACTGAAATCATTTCAAAAACGGGGAATGAGAATGTGGACTACCAAGTCTGTGATGTAACGAGTCCTTTGCAAATCACTGCGCTGATTGAAAAAGCGGTGGCGTGGAATGGGACGGTGGATGTACTGATCAATAATGCGGGCGGGCCGCCTGCCGGGTCCTTCGACGATTTTGCTGATGAAGATTGGCAGGAGGCTTTTGAACTGAATCTGTTAAGTTTCACTCGTACCATCCGGGAGGTTCTGCCACATATGAAACAACAACAAAGCGGCCATATCTTGAACATTGCTTCTTCATCGATCAAGCAATCGCTTGATAACTTGATTCTGTCCAACACCTTCAGAGCTGGGATCGTCGGCTTATCCAAAAGTCTATCACAGGAATTGGCTGGCGATAATATTCTTATCAATACGGTCGGTCCTGGACGGATAGCCACAGATCGAGTGGCTGATCTTGACGCTTCCAAAGCCGAAAAGCTCGGTGTCCCTGTTGCGGATGTACAAGAAAAAGCAGCTGGATCAATCCCGATGCAGCGCTATGGGGAACCGGAAGAGTTTGCCCGTGCTGTCGTTTTTCTTGCTTCAGGTGGAAATACATACGTGACAGGCCAGGCCCTCGTGGTCGATGGAGGTCTCGTAAAAGCTCTATAA
- a CDS encoding response regulator transcription factor, giving the protein MMVSILLVEDDKEIARIVQDHLNRQGMEVTWSSTGQEGWEDFQYDSYDLVLVDLMLPEMDGFQLCKNIRLRSDVPILIISAKQEDDSKIKGLDLGADDYVTKPFSLVELTARVQSHLRRYQRYKGVERTPETQSFTHGLRIDLERRAVFVEEKETPLTSKEFALLRLFVTHPRRTFSKGELYEHVWGEVDVAGNNTINVHIKSLRKKLGEQLKDPMWIETVWGTGYRFIGEAIS; this is encoded by the coding sequence ATCATGGTTTCCATTTTACTCGTTGAAGATGATAAAGAAATTGCACGAATCGTCCAGGACCATTTGAACCGACAGGGGATGGAGGTGACGTGGTCATCGACTGGGCAAGAGGGGTGGGAAGACTTTCAATATGATTCATATGATCTCGTTCTCGTCGACTTGATGCTTCCTGAGATGGATGGTTTCCAGCTTTGCAAAAATATCCGTCTCAGAAGTGACGTTCCGATTCTCATTATAAGTGCCAAGCAAGAGGATGACTCAAAAATAAAAGGGCTTGATCTAGGGGCAGATGATTATGTGACGAAGCCGTTCAGTCTTGTCGAACTCACAGCTAGAGTACAGTCACATTTACGCAGGTATCAACGCTACAAAGGCGTGGAAAGAACCCCTGAAACTCAATCGTTCACACACGGATTGAGGATCGACTTGGAACGACGGGCCGTTTTTGTCGAAGAAAAGGAAACGCCGCTCACTTCAAAGGAGTTCGCCTTACTACGTTTATTCGTGACCCATCCCCGCCGGACTTTTTCAAAAGGAGAACTGTACGAGCATGTATGGGGAGAGGTCGATGTAGCCGGTAACAATACCATCAATGTCCATATCAAGAGTTTGCGAAAAAAGCTCGGTGAGCAATTAAAGGACCCTATGTGGATTGAAACGGTCTGGGGTACTGGCTATCGCTTTATCGGAGAAGCGATATCATGA
- a CDS encoding FAD synthetase family protein — MKRIHIDFPIDAKIQENSEACVMALGFFDGVHLGHQEIIKQARQIADRKNLKLAVMTFFPHPSSVIPKGPTVTKYLTPLPVKMKIFELLGVDLMYVVEFNAQVAKIPHDKFVDDYLAGLHVRHVIAGFDYKYGFKGKGSMEQMVIDSADRFEVTTVSKFTREQQKVGSTLLRELLSSGKVEKVRTYLGKDYEMNGLMNGQGGKVEVMIDSDYFLPCSGLYEVTVHYQGIRAKGVCEISSQIANDRLQVRLFHESLIGHDQPVIVAWNNFIADFDMEEFHAQANMLDVSL; from the coding sequence ATGAAGCGGATTCATATAGATTTTCCCATCGATGCAAAAATCCAGGAAAATAGTGAAGCATGTGTGATGGCGTTGGGGTTCTTTGACGGAGTTCACCTTGGTCACCAAGAAATCATTAAGCAAGCCAGACAAATCGCGGATAGAAAAAATTTGAAGCTAGCGGTGATGACATTTTTTCCACACCCTTCTTCTGTTATTCCAAAGGGTCCGACTGTAACAAAATACTTGACTCCACTACCGGTCAAGATGAAAATATTCGAGCTGCTGGGTGTCGACCTGATGTATGTTGTTGAATTCAATGCCCAGGTGGCAAAAATTCCGCACGACAAGTTTGTTGACGATTATCTGGCTGGCCTTCACGTTCGCCACGTCATTGCCGGGTTTGATTACAAGTATGGTTTCAAAGGTAAAGGCAGCATGGAGCAAATGGTGATCGACAGTGCTGATCGTTTTGAAGTCACCACTGTTTCCAAGTTCACACGAGAACAGCAAAAAGTAGGGTCGACATTACTTCGGGAATTGTTATCCTCAGGAAAAGTTGAAAAAGTGAGGACTTACCTGGGAAAAGATTATGAAATGAATGGATTGATGAACGGTCAGGGTGGAAAAGTGGAAGTTATGATAGATTCCGATTATTTTCTTCCATGTTCTGGTCTTTATGAAGTGACGGTTCACTATCAAGGCATACGGGCAAAAGGGGTATGTGAAATCAGCTCGCAAATAGCGAATGACCGTCTGCAAGTAAGGTTGTTTCATGAATCCTTAATTGGACACGATCAACCTGTCATAGTAGCTTGGAACAATTTCATCGCTGATTTTGATATGGAGGAATTTCATGCTCAGGCAAATATGCTCGATGTAAGTTTATAA
- a CDS encoding sensor histidine kinase has product MKIRTWLMVSYLIVMMLPLAAAYGFFLLVQDWDQSRRPADTFELTEQLRSIEDQLQSPALYQVQQLESIEKVLPKSIDDDRITLKLYRTDGVRVYHSEDEHHSLQQMDRSRLLKNLYQYDLTYHTLKVKKPVFENQQIQGVYEISIDRSNWVEGVETRRTMMTVAFLVLFILLYAAVLWLLQKKLNNPLKELMTGMSTFAEKHETVHFTQKKNDEIGRLMTHFEQMQKQVETAQKETEREQEEKQLMMASFSHDIKTPLTSLQTYAEALQNEKGLTQEEREEYLQILAKKSCHLKGMIEDLTTYAKLQSAHYEMPLLEVDAEEFFDMLFEGYDELAAQEGVSLKKEHSITGPLRVNDRQMIRYVDNLMSNALRYTTEGKMIGLAAVGSEMQLPAWVFADKVAEVDRFRGSKALLLVQNEGPAIDEEHLESIFMPFYQGEGARTSDVTKNSGLGLSIALMIAEKHGGEMKLWSLPGKGTLIAMKFDDQHVKERLII; this is encoded by the coding sequence ATGAAAATCCGTACATGGCTGATGGTCAGTTACTTAATTGTCATGATGCTGCCGCTTGCTGCTGCATATGGTTTCTTCCTGCTCGTTCAAGATTGGGACCAATCTCGTCGCCCGGCGGATACCTTTGAGTTGACCGAACAGCTCCGCTCTATTGAAGATCAGCTTCAATCTCCTGCGCTCTATCAAGTACAGCAACTAGAATCTATAGAAAAGGTCCTGCCAAAATCGATTGATGATGACCGGATTACATTGAAGTTGTATCGTACGGATGGGGTTCGTGTGTATCACTCTGAAGATGAACACCATTCTCTGCAGCAAATGGATCGCTCCCGGTTATTGAAAAACCTCTATCAATATGATTTGACCTATCACACTCTGAAGGTCAAAAAGCCGGTATTTGAGAATCAGCAAATTCAAGGTGTTTATGAAATCAGCATCGATCGCTCCAACTGGGTCGAAGGAGTGGAGACGCGGCGGACGATGATGACGGTCGCATTTCTCGTGTTGTTCATACTTTTATACGCTGCCGTCCTTTGGTTGCTGCAAAAGAAATTGAACAACCCGCTGAAAGAATTGATGACAGGGATGTCAACTTTCGCTGAAAAGCATGAAACCGTCCATTTCACTCAAAAAAAGAACGATGAAATAGGTCGTCTGATGACTCATTTTGAACAGATGCAAAAACAGGTGGAAACCGCTCAGAAAGAAACGGAAAGGGAGCAGGAAGAAAAGCAATTGATGATGGCTTCTTTTTCCCACGACATAAAAACGCCGCTCACCTCTCTTCAAACTTATGCCGAAGCTTTACAAAATGAAAAAGGTCTGACGCAGGAGGAACGTGAGGAATATTTGCAAATCCTCGCAAAAAAATCCTGTCACCTGAAAGGGATGATAGAGGATTTAACGACCTATGCCAAGCTGCAGTCTGCTCATTATGAGATGCCTCTTCTTGAAGTAGATGCGGAAGAATTTTTCGATATGTTGTTTGAAGGTTACGATGAGCTTGCCGCTCAGGAAGGAGTATCTCTGAAAAAAGAACATTCGATCACAGGTCCCCTCCGCGTGAATGACAGACAGATGATACGCTACGTCGATAACTTGATGAGCAATGCCCTCCGTTACACAACTGAAGGGAAGATGATTGGTCTTGCTGCCGTTGGATCAGAAATGCAGCTTCCGGCGTGGGTGTTTGCAGACAAAGTGGCCGAAGTAGATCGCTTCCGTGGCAGCAAGGCGTTATTATTGGTGCAAAATGAAGGTCCTGCTATCGATGAAGAACACCTGGAATCAATATTCATGCCTTTTTACCAGGGAGAAGGAGCACGCACATCCGACGTGACGAAAAATTCAGGTCTTGGGCTTAGTATCGCTCTTATGATCGCCGAAAAGCACGGGGGTGAGATGAAGTTGTGGTCCTTGCCAGGGAAAGGGACATTAATTGCAATGAAATTTGATGACCAACATGTGAAGGAGAGATTAATAATATGA
- the hpaI gene encoding 2,4-dihydroxyhept-2-ene-1,7-dioic acid aldolase → MADDYTEIKSKLRGSITPVITPFKGDGSIDFEKMSELIEFQLANGTHGISVTGTSGEPSSMTLEEREQVMLNAQQTINGRVPFVPGTGSTNHDETMRLTKKAEDIGADAAMVIVPYYNKPNQQALYKHFKTVADSVEIPIIVYNIPGRTAQNLHVDTLAQLSRDCPNIIGVKESNKDFEHVNRVLQRCGRDFLLFSGIELLCYPMLAIGGAGSVSATANVLPGKVAEMHDAWFDGDVVRAQKLHYELMELNDVLFKDTNPAPVKAALGMMGKIEPHLRLPMDVPSKELQAEIRETLNKYNITVEYA, encoded by the coding sequence ATGGCTGACGATTATACTGAAATCAAATCGAAATTACGAGGGTCGATCACCCCTGTCATCACCCCGTTTAAGGGAGATGGTTCGATCGATTTTGAAAAGATGAGTGAACTGATTGAATTTCAATTGGCCAATGGCACGCACGGAATATCTGTGACCGGTACATCCGGCGAACCAAGCTCCATGACCCTGGAGGAACGTGAGCAAGTGATGCTGAACGCTCAACAAACGATCAACGGCCGTGTTCCTTTTGTTCCAGGCACTGGCTCAACAAATCATGATGAAACGATGCGTTTGACTAAGAAGGCAGAAGATATCGGGGCTGATGCAGCCATGGTCATCGTCCCTTATTACAATAAACCGAATCAGCAGGCGCTTTATAAGCATTTCAAAACCGTTGCTGATTCGGTTGAGATCCCGATCATCGTTTATAACATCCCTGGACGAACAGCGCAGAACCTTCATGTCGATACACTGGCTCAGCTAAGTCGTGATTGTCCGAACATTATCGGGGTCAAAGAGTCAAACAAAGACTTTGAGCATGTCAATCGTGTGCTTCAACGCTGCGGACGTGATTTCTTATTGTTTTCCGGCATCGAATTGCTTTGTTATCCGATGTTGGCCATCGGTGGGGCAGGGTCAGTAAGTGCGACCGCCAACGTCCTTCCAGGCAAAGTGGCAGAAATGCATGATGCCTGGTTTGATGGGGACGTCGTAAGGGCTCAGAAGCTTCACTATGAGCTAATGGAACTGAACGACGTACTCTTCAAGGATACCAATCCTGCTCCAGTGAAAGCTGCACTTGGTATGATGGGTAAAATTGAACCCCATTTACGTTTGCCGATGGATGTTCCTTCTAAAGAATTGCAAGCGGAAATCCGTGAGACACTGAATAAGTATAATATTACTGTAGAGTATGCTTAA